A genomic stretch from Calonectris borealis chromosome 6, bCalBor7.hap1.2, whole genome shotgun sequence includes:
- the DTX3L gene encoding E3 ubiquitin-protein ligase DTX3L isoform X2, which produces MAASPLLVRLCPAPDAGEKAMLKLQSYFQSGKRSGGGECEVRAGPEPGTYWIHFQQERDKKSVESRMDHVLEIGGRCLKIVIQPGEGDVSKSQFTEQASPSYSGPSSSSPPPQRFKEQQAAEGHGDTAREVVTKKIFLTVSATLNTSMFTEQQREKITIICPNLKREGNADIDGSEKLTGDFTDIEKAYHYFKDILAGNDPNDDFSHSESKNGLKDENCLNTEEMNELTVLSALYEYFSHTCKKQIKVLHERFGVCIRSKDHDNGTTSVCFTSDKSPASIQEANDFFIRTFQKIVEDLKQEKIPVTHSYTLNETIMKLNARFSNLLAKEEGNQLLLRGPASEILAAKKFLAEESENSQAEKNMKISSEQYKYRNGIEVDASVFKLLETILSKEIEGIKDKFDTAIEKKDSIYGQKVLIIFRPRVKTSDMSSHATESFINAFQNASAMLREKLISSKLSEDQKKRLNMLLNGKQLEDLHVKLKKKEDKFLLSGLPNHIYAAEKHIMNLLNIEDSTQTKNRTPLSSDLSDQEATGASEKKYNGRQKNNLSSEGQSKTKAEEGKDVCPICMERINNKEVLRKCNHAFCKSCINQAMTYKQTCPVCNTVYGLMKGDQPEGTMLTRTMTLSLPGYSSCGTIEITYNMCSGIQSSNHPNPGKHYQATSRIAYLPDNKEGREILQLLKRAFKQKLIFTVGQSRTTGAQGVITWNDIHHKTSMTGGPTKFGYPDPDYLQRVRSELKARGIE; this is translated from the exons ATGGCGGCGTCGCCGCTCCTGGTGCGGCTTTGCCCCGCGCCCGACGCCGGCGAGAAGGCGATGCTCAAGCTCCAGAGCTACTTCCAGTCAGGAAAGCGGTCGGGGGGCGGCGAGTGCGAGGTGCGGGCGGGCCCCGAGCCCGGCACCTACTGGATTCACTTCCAGCAGGAGCGAG ATAAGAAGAGCGTGGAATCCCGCATGGATCACGTCTTGGAAATTGGTGGCAGGTGCCTGAAGATAGTCATCCAGCCGGGAGAAGGGGACGTGAGCAAGAGCCAGTTTACAGAGCAGGCCTCCCCCAGCTACTCCGGCCCTTccagctcttcccctcctccacaAAGGTTcaaggagcagcaggcagccgaAGGCCATGGAGACACGGCAAGAGAAGTCGTTACCAAAAAG ATATTTCTTACAGTATCTGCAACTTTGAATACCAGTATGTTCACTGaacagcaaagagagaaaattacCATTATATGTccaaatttaaaaagagaaggaaatgctgATATTGATGGCTCTGAGAAATTGACGGGAGATTTTACAGATATTGAAAAAGCTTATCACTACTTTAAGGATATCCTTGCAGGCAATGACCCAAACGATGATTTTTCACATTCTGAAAGTAAGAATGGTTTGAAAGACGAAAATTGTCTGAATACTGAAGAAATGAATGAGCTTACAGTTCTGTCAGCTCTCTATGAATATTTCAGTCATACTTgcaaaaaacaaatcaaagtaCTACATGAACGTTTTGGAGTGTGTATAAGAAGTAAAGATCATGACAATGGAACCACATCAGTATGCTTCACTTCTGATAAAAGTCCTGCATCAATACAAGaagctaatgatttttttatcAGAACTTTTCAGAAAATTGTAGAAgatctgaaacaggaaaaaattcctGTAACACACAGTTACACATTAAATGAGACAATAATGAAATTAAACGCTAGGTTTAGCAATCTTCTTGCCAAAGAGGAAGGGAATCAATTGCTACTCCGTGGTCCAGCAAGCGAGATTTTAGCTGCCAAAAAATTTCTAGCAGAGGAAAGTGAGAACAGCCAAGctgaaaagaatatgaaaatatcaTCTGAACAGTACAAATACAGGAATGGAATTGAAGTTGATGCTTCTGTGTTTAAATTGTTGGAAACAATATTAAGCAAAGAAATTGAAGGCATTAAAGACAAATTTGATACGGcaatagaaaagaaagacagtATATATGGCCAGAAGGTGCTCATAATATTTAGGCCTAGGGTTAAAACTTCTGATATGTCTTCACATGCCACTGAAAGTTTCATCAATGCATTTCAGAATGCCTCTGCAATGTTAAGAGAAAAACTCATCAGCTCGAAGCTTTCAGAAGatcagaagaaaagattaaatatgCTACTTAATGGAAAACAATTGGAAGATCTGCATGTAAAACTTAAGAAGAAGGAAGACAAATTCCTCTTAAGTGGTTTACCAAACCATATTTATGCTGCTGAAAAGCACATTATGAACCTTCTTAACATTGAAGACTCAACACAAACTAAAAATAGGACACCACTGTCCTCTGATCTCAGCGATCAAGAAGCTACAGGAGCATCTGAGAAGAAATATAATGGCAGGCAAAAGAATAATCTTTCTTCCGAAGGACAGTCTAAGACAAAGGCAGAAGAAGGCAAAGATGTGTGTCCGATTTGCATGGAGAGGATTAATAATAAAGAAGTACTGAGAAAGTGCAATCATGCGTTTTGCAAAAGTTGCATCAACCAGGCCATGACTTATAAGCAAACTTGTCCTGTTTGTAATACCGTCTATGGACTCATGAAAGGAGACCAGCCGGAGGGAACAATGTTAACTAGAACGATGACTCTATCTCTCCCTGGCTATTCCAGTTGTGGTACTATTGAGATCACATATAATATGTGCAGTGGTATTCAAAGT AGCAACCATCCAAACCCAGGGAAACATTATCAAGCAACTTCTCGAATAGCTTATTTACCTGACAATAAGGAAGGGCGAGAAATTCTGCAGCTCCTCAAAAGAGCCTTTAAACAAAAATTGATTTTCACAGTGGGGCAGTCACGTACTACTGGTGCACAAGGTGTTATCACATGGAATGATATTCACCACAAAACTTCCATGACTGGAGGACCTACCAA GTTTGGTTACCCTGATCCTGATTATCTGCAGCGTGTTCGATCAGAATTGAAAGCAAGAGGAATTGAATAA
- the DTX3L gene encoding E3 ubiquitin-protein ligase DTX3L isoform X1 gives MAASPLLVRLCPAPDAGEKAMLKLQSYFQSGKRSGGGECEVRAGPEPGTYWIHFQQERDKKSVESRMDHVLEIGGRCLKIVIQPGEGDVSKSQFTEQASPSYSGPSSSSPPPQRFKEQQAAEGHGDTAREVVTKKIFLTVSATLNTSMFTEQQREKITIICPNLKREGNADIDGSEKLTGDFTDIEKAYHYFKDILAGNDPNDDFSHSESKNGLKDENCLNTEEMNELTVLSALYEYFSHTCKKQIKVLHERFGVCIRSKDHDNGTTSVCFTSDKSPASIQEANDFFIRTFQKIVEDLKQEKIPVTHSYTLNETIMKLNARFSNLLAKEEGNQLLLRGPASEILAAKKFLAEESENSQAEKNMKISSEQYKYRNGIEVDASVFKLLETILSKEIEGIKDKFDTAIEKKDSIYGQKVLIIFRPRVKTSDMSSHATESFINAFQNASAMLREKLISSKLSEDQKKRLNMLLNGKQLEDLHVKLKKKEDKFLLSGLPNHIYAAEKHIMNLLNIEDSTQTKNRTPLSSDLSDQEATGASEKKYNGRQKNNLSSEGQSKTKAEEGKDVCPICMERINNKEVLRKCNHAFCKSCINQAMTYKQTCPVCNTVYGLMKGDQPEGTMLTRTMTLSLPGYSSCGTIEITYNMCSGIQSWGSHVLLVHKVLSHGMIFTTKLP, from the exons ATGGCGGCGTCGCCGCTCCTGGTGCGGCTTTGCCCCGCGCCCGACGCCGGCGAGAAGGCGATGCTCAAGCTCCAGAGCTACTTCCAGTCAGGAAAGCGGTCGGGGGGCGGCGAGTGCGAGGTGCGGGCGGGCCCCGAGCCCGGCACCTACTGGATTCACTTCCAGCAGGAGCGAG ATAAGAAGAGCGTGGAATCCCGCATGGATCACGTCTTGGAAATTGGTGGCAGGTGCCTGAAGATAGTCATCCAGCCGGGAGAAGGGGACGTGAGCAAGAGCCAGTTTACAGAGCAGGCCTCCCCCAGCTACTCCGGCCCTTccagctcttcccctcctccacaAAGGTTcaaggagcagcaggcagccgaAGGCCATGGAGACACGGCAAGAGAAGTCGTTACCAAAAAG ATATTTCTTACAGTATCTGCAACTTTGAATACCAGTATGTTCACTGaacagcaaagagagaaaattacCATTATATGTccaaatttaaaaagagaaggaaatgctgATATTGATGGCTCTGAGAAATTGACGGGAGATTTTACAGATATTGAAAAAGCTTATCACTACTTTAAGGATATCCTTGCAGGCAATGACCCAAACGATGATTTTTCACATTCTGAAAGTAAGAATGGTTTGAAAGACGAAAATTGTCTGAATACTGAAGAAATGAATGAGCTTACAGTTCTGTCAGCTCTCTATGAATATTTCAGTCATACTTgcaaaaaacaaatcaaagtaCTACATGAACGTTTTGGAGTGTGTATAAGAAGTAAAGATCATGACAATGGAACCACATCAGTATGCTTCACTTCTGATAAAAGTCCTGCATCAATACAAGaagctaatgatttttttatcAGAACTTTTCAGAAAATTGTAGAAgatctgaaacaggaaaaaattcctGTAACACACAGTTACACATTAAATGAGACAATAATGAAATTAAACGCTAGGTTTAGCAATCTTCTTGCCAAAGAGGAAGGGAATCAATTGCTACTCCGTGGTCCAGCAAGCGAGATTTTAGCTGCCAAAAAATTTCTAGCAGAGGAAAGTGAGAACAGCCAAGctgaaaagaatatgaaaatatcaTCTGAACAGTACAAATACAGGAATGGAATTGAAGTTGATGCTTCTGTGTTTAAATTGTTGGAAACAATATTAAGCAAAGAAATTGAAGGCATTAAAGACAAATTTGATACGGcaatagaaaagaaagacagtATATATGGCCAGAAGGTGCTCATAATATTTAGGCCTAGGGTTAAAACTTCTGATATGTCTTCACATGCCACTGAAAGTTTCATCAATGCATTTCAGAATGCCTCTGCAATGTTAAGAGAAAAACTCATCAGCTCGAAGCTTTCAGAAGatcagaagaaaagattaaatatgCTACTTAATGGAAAACAATTGGAAGATCTGCATGTAAAACTTAAGAAGAAGGAAGACAAATTCCTCTTAAGTGGTTTACCAAACCATATTTATGCTGCTGAAAAGCACATTATGAACCTTCTTAACATTGAAGACTCAACACAAACTAAAAATAGGACACCACTGTCCTCTGATCTCAGCGATCAAGAAGCTACAGGAGCATCTGAGAAGAAATATAATGGCAGGCAAAAGAATAATCTTTCTTCCGAAGGACAGTCTAAGACAAAGGCAGAAGAAGGCAAAGATGTGTGTCCGATTTGCATGGAGAGGATTAATAATAAAGAAGTACTGAGAAAGTGCAATCATGCGTTTTGCAAAAGTTGCATCAACCAGGCCATGACTTATAAGCAAACTTGTCCTGTTTGTAATACCGTCTATGGACTCATGAAAGGAGACCAGCCGGAGGGAACAATGTTAACTAGAACGATGACTCTATCTCTCCCTGGCTATTCCAGTTGTGGTACTATTGAGATCACATATAATATGTGCAGTGGTATTCAAAGT TGGGGCAGTCACGTACTACTGGTGCACAAGGTGTTATCACATGGAATGATATTCACCACAAAACTTCCATGA